A region of Halosolutus amylolyticus DNA encodes the following proteins:
- a CDS encoding sodium-dependent transporter, whose product MADVPTKTARAEWGTRFGFLMAMIGAMVGAGNIWRFPYVMGNNGGGAFVLAFLTLLFVLAVPGLMAEVALGRYTNKGVIGAFRDVVGRGGMVGLGVVVLLVNIALMSYYSPVIAWTLYYAVHSLLFTFTGAGFEAEPFMNSLFGNAALMIGLHTIVMGSIAAVLGLGIRRGVERLVVYAVPALVFALLVMVVRGLTLDGAADGLAFAFTIDWAYLTYSDTWIAALGQALFSTGLGWGIALTIGSYLREYDDVPLGGGIFTAIGESSIGILAALAIFPIVFAVGVEPDAGAGLAFVSLVQVFPEIPFGGFVAILFFVGFFLATFTSGLLITEVSVTTISEETRFSRTQTVLGVCGGIWLLGLPSAYSVEVLDYLDFVFGNWGLPLATLMILGVIGWVMGPERLRLLTVNRNAGVHVGRWWNPVIKYVIPTVMIFIMAYFAWENRGTAELYGGIAVIVLFPIIGYAVMSVVEGRRGQPETAEVPGGDD is encoded by the coding sequence ATGGCTGACGTACCAACGAAAACGGCACGGGCGGAGTGGGGCACCCGGTTCGGGTTCCTGATGGCCATGATCGGTGCGATGGTCGGTGCCGGGAACATCTGGCGGTTCCCGTACGTGATGGGGAACAACGGGGGCGGCGCGTTCGTCCTCGCGTTCCTCACGTTGCTGTTCGTCCTCGCAGTTCCCGGACTGATGGCCGAAGTCGCGCTCGGTCGGTACACGAACAAGGGCGTCATCGGGGCGTTTCGCGACGTCGTCGGTCGCGGCGGCATGGTCGGCCTCGGCGTCGTCGTCTTGCTGGTGAACATCGCACTGATGTCGTACTACTCGCCGGTGATCGCGTGGACGCTGTACTACGCGGTCCACTCGCTGCTGTTCACCTTCACGGGGGCCGGCTTCGAGGCCGAACCGTTCATGAACAGCCTCTTCGGCAACGCGGCGCTGATGATCGGCCTGCACACGATCGTGATGGGCTCGATCGCCGCGGTCCTCGGGCTGGGCATTCGGCGGGGCGTCGAGCGGCTCGTCGTCTACGCGGTGCCGGCGCTCGTGTTTGCGCTCCTCGTCATGGTGGTCCGCGGCCTGACGCTCGACGGCGCGGCCGATGGACTCGCCTTCGCGTTCACGATCGACTGGGCGTACCTGACCTACAGCGACACCTGGATCGCCGCGCTCGGGCAGGCGCTGTTCTCGACCGGCCTCGGCTGGGGGATCGCGCTGACGATCGGCAGCTACCTGCGCGAGTACGACGACGTCCCGCTCGGCGGCGGCATCTTCACCGCGATCGGCGAGTCGAGCATCGGTATCCTCGCGGCGCTCGCCATCTTCCCGATCGTCTTCGCGGTCGGCGTCGAACCCGATGCCGGTGCCGGACTGGCGTTCGTCTCGCTGGTCCAGGTCTTCCCGGAGATTCCGTTCGGCGGCTTCGTCGCCATCCTGTTTTTCGTCGGCTTCTTCCTCGCGACGTTCACCTCGGGACTGCTGATCACCGAGGTGAGCGTCACGACGATTTCCGAGGAGACGCGGTTCAGTCGCACGCAGACGGTGCTCGGCGTCTGCGGCGGGATCTGGCTGCTCGGCCTTCCGAGCGCGTACTCCGTGGAGGTGCTGGACTACCTCGACTTCGTCTTCGGCAACTGGGGGCTGCCGCTGGCGACGCTCATGATTCTCGGCGTCATCGGCTGGGTGATGGGTCCGGAACGGCTCCGCCTGCTCACGGTCAACCGGAACGCAGGCGTCCACGTCGGCCGCTGGTGGAACCCCGTCATCAAGTACGTCATCCCCACTGTGATGATCTTCATCATGGCCTACTTTGCGTGGGAGAACCGCGGCACCGCCGAACTGTACGGCGGCATCGCAGTGATCGTGCTGTTCCCGATCATCGGCTACGCGGTCATGTCCGTCGTCGAGGGCAGACGCGGCCAGCCGGAGACCGCGGAGGTCCCCGGAGGTGACGACTGA
- a CDS encoding DUF892 family protein has translation MSMDTIQDLFEHGLEDLYHAEHQLLDALEDLESNTERDEIASAFAEHREETQGHIDRLEEVFEMFGEPPEKEECEGIEGLVEEYEEFTEEAPSQEVLDYHNMAAAEKTEHYEIAAYGNLIPLADQLGMDEAADVLEENLREEQDALDELKELTEQFEMDAIPAE, from the coding sequence ATGAGCATGGATACGATCCAGGACCTGTTCGAGCACGGCCTCGAGGACCTCTATCACGCCGAGCACCAGCTTCTCGACGCGCTCGAGGACCTCGAGTCGAACACCGAACGAGACGAGATCGCCAGCGCCTTCGCCGAACACCGCGAGGAGACCCAGGGGCACATCGATCGTCTCGAGGAGGTGTTCGAGATGTTCGGCGAGCCACCCGAGAAAGAGGAGTGCGAGGGAATCGAGGGGCTCGTCGAGGAGTACGAGGAGTTCACCGAGGAAGCGCCGTCCCAGGAGGTGCTCGACTATCACAACATGGCGGCGGCCGAGAAGACCGAGCACTACGAGATCGCGGCCTACGGCAACCTGATCCCGCTCGCGGACCAGCTCGGGATGGACGAGGCGGCCGACGTCCTCGAAGAAAACCTCCGGGAGGAGCAGGACGCCCTCGACGAACTGAAGGAACTCACCGAGCAGTTCGAGATGGACGCGATCCCTGCGGAGTGA